Proteins encoded together in one Oxalobacteraceae sp. CFBP 8761 window:
- a CDS encoding glycoside hydrolase family 2 protein: MNDRINTISTAGGGWRALCAGLLLFFCAGLALASPSDKLVIDGGWRFHLLPGDAREAAHPDLMPWRAATVPGTVHTDLLAHGLIPDPYVGAPEAGLQWIGLADWEYRTAFDVPRAVLQRARSELVFAGLDTFAEVWLNGVKLLDANNAFRTWRVPVAGRLREHGNILRVVFRSPINTMLPQVAAMPHKIAGNYASPYGDEPKDVLSANFVRKPGYHYGWDWGPRYVTAGIGKPVVLQSWDAVRIDDLQLRQDRVDAARADVAAIASLDVLHAGRFTLRLWQTAPGGQRTLAATRRVDLRAGVNRIELPVRIDDPQRWFPNGYGKQPLYRYQLEVGHGNNTLATHAARTGLRSVELRRDHDAAGQGFYFVINGIPVFAKGANTIPFDMFQPRVRREGLRRVLQSAADANMNMLRSWGGGYYEDEDFYDLADELGLMVWQDFMFGGGMQPAYDPAFRANVVHEARDQVRRLRNRPSVVLWCGNNEQEIAWKNWGHRKTLERADPVFASQVWDGYVALFGVDLRRVVAEEAGGIGYWSSSPGNDLQETANTPGSGDMHYWEVWGNPAHPVSNYLDITPRFMSEYGLQAWPVQRTIDAFATRAEQGVATPVIEAHQKFMAGKGNERLMKYVQEQFGEPVDFPAFAYLSQVMQADGIELAALHHRRSRPHTMGSLYWQLNDVWPGASWSSIDWFGQLKALQFHARRFFAPVAVAALRDARGATRVSLLNDRTHAVQGTLRTRVMSLDGTVLRDTSQTIDIAPLSARDVGAYADADLLAGADPASTVAVFTLQVEGEPASTGVVYFVPAKDVAWRDPGLHTTVRRDGDGYRIEITAATLARGVWLDAGDVDAQFHDNALTVLPGEPVTVHVTSTASDSVLRAALHARSLRDAMRATNPTSWKITP, encoded by the coding sequence ATGAACGACCGGATCAACACGATCTCGACGGCCGGCGGCGGCTGGCGCGCTCTGTGCGCCGGCCTGCTTCTTTTCTTTTGCGCAGGCCTTGCCCTGGCCAGCCCGTCCGACAAGCTCGTCATCGACGGGGGCTGGCGCTTCCACCTGCTGCCGGGCGACGCACGCGAAGCGGCGCATCCCGACCTCATGCCATGGCGCGCGGCCACGGTGCCGGGCACCGTGCACACCGACCTGCTGGCCCACGGCCTGATCCCCGATCCGTATGTCGGCGCGCCCGAAGCGGGCCTTCAGTGGATCGGCTTGGCCGACTGGGAATACCGCACCGCCTTCGACGTGCCGCGCGCCGTGCTGCAACGCGCGCGCAGCGAGCTGGTGTTCGCCGGGCTCGACACGTTCGCCGAGGTCTGGCTCAACGGCGTCAAGCTGCTCGACGCGAACAATGCGTTTCGCACCTGGCGCGTGCCAGTGGCGGGCCGGCTGCGCGAGCACGGCAACATCCTGCGCGTCGTGTTCCGTTCACCGATCAATACGATGCTGCCGCAGGTCGCCGCGATGCCGCACAAGATCGCCGGCAACTACGCGTCGCCTTACGGCGATGAACCCAAGGATGTGCTGAGCGCGAACTTCGTGCGCAAACCCGGCTACCACTATGGCTGGGACTGGGGCCCGCGCTACGTCACGGCCGGCATCGGCAAACCCGTCGTGCTGCAAAGCTGGGATGCTGTGCGCATCGACGACCTGCAACTGCGCCAGGACCGCGTCGACGCCGCGCGCGCCGATGTCGCCGCCATCGCTTCGCTCGACGTGCTGCACGCCGGGCGCTTCACGCTGCGCCTGTGGCAGACGGCGCCGGGCGGCCAGCGCACGCTTGCCGCAACGCGGCGCGTCGATCTGCGCGCCGGCGTCAACCGCATTGAACTGCCGGTGCGGATCGACGACCCGCAGCGCTGGTTCCCGAATGGCTATGGAAAACAGCCGCTGTACCGCTACCAGCTTGAGGTCGGCCATGGCAACAATACGCTTGCGACGCACGCTGCCCGCACGGGCCTGCGCAGCGTCGAACTGCGGCGCGACCATGATGCCGCCGGCCAGGGCTTCTATTTCGTCATCAATGGCATTCCCGTGTTCGCCAAGGGCGCCAACACGATCCCGTTCGACATGTTCCAGCCGCGCGTGCGCCGCGAGGGGTTGCGGCGCGTGCTGCAGTCGGCCGCCGACGCCAACATGAACATGCTGCGCAGCTGGGGCGGCGGCTATTACGAGGACGAAGATTTCTATGATCTGGCCGATGAACTGGGCCTGATGGTCTGGCAGGATTTCATGTTCGGCGGCGGGATGCAGCCGGCGTACGATCCGGCGTTTCGCGCGAACGTCGTCCACGAGGCGCGCGACCAGGTGCGGCGCCTGCGCAACCGTCCGAGCGTCGTGCTCTGGTGCGGTAACAACGAGCAGGAGATCGCCTGGAAAAACTGGGGTCACCGCAAGACGCTCGAGCGCGCCGATCCGGTGTTTGCCAGCCAGGTCTGGGACGGGTATGTCGCGCTGTTCGGTGTCGACCTGCGCCGCGTGGTGGCAGAAGAAGCCGGCGGCATCGGCTACTGGTCGAGCTCGCCCGGCAACGATTTGCAGGAAACCGCCAACACCCCAGGCAGTGGCGACATGCACTACTGGGAAGTGTGGGGCAATCCGGCGCATCCGGTCTCGAACTACCTCGACATCACGCCGCGCTTCATGTCCGAGTACGGGCTGCAGGCCTGGCCCGTGCAGCGCACGATCGACGCGTTCGCCACGCGCGCCGAACAGGGCGTGGCCACGCCCGTCATCGAAGCGCATCAGAAATTCATGGCCGGCAAGGGCAATGAGCGCCTGATGAAGTACGTGCAGGAGCAGTTCGGCGAGCCGGTCGATTTCCCGGCGTTTGCCTATCTGAGCCAGGTGATGCAGGCCGACGGCATCGAGCTGGCCGCGCTGCACCATCGCCGCAGCCGCCCGCATACGATGGGTTCCCTGTACTGGCAGCTCAACGATGTGTGGCCGGGCGCGTCGTGGTCGAGCATCGACTGGTTCGGTCAGCTAAAAGCGCTGCAGTTTCATGCGCGCCGCTTCTTTGCGCCGGTCGCCGTCGCGGCATTGCGCGATGCCCGCGGCGCTACGCGCGTCAGCCTGCTCAACGACCGCACGCATGCCGTGCAGGGGACGCTCCGCACGCGCGTGATGTCGCTCGATGGAACCGTGCTGCGTGACACAAGCCAGACCATTGATATTGCGCCGCTGTCGGCGCGCGACGTGGGCGCGTATGCTGACGCCGACCTGCTGGCCGGCGCCGATCCGGCATCGACCGTTGCCGTGTTCACGCTGCAGGTGGAGGGCGAGCCGGCATCGACTGGCGTCGTCTACTTCGTGCCGGCGAAGGACGTCGCCTGGCGCGATCCCGGCCTGCACACGACCGTGCGCCGGGACGGTGACGGCTACCGCATCGAGATCACGGCAGCGACACTGGCACGCGGCGTCTGGCTCGATGCCGGCGACGTCGATGCGCAGTTCCACGACAATGCCCTGACCGTGCTGCCGGGTGAACCCGTCACCGTGCACGTAACGTCCACCGCCAGCGACAGCGTGCTGCGCGCCGCCCTCCATGCCCGTTCGCTGCGTGATGCCATGCGCGCGACCAACCCAACTTCCTGGAAGATCACCCCATGA
- a CDS encoding GH92 family glycosyl hydrolase has translation MNKTHIIGAAVAMLLASMANAADPRTATGFATSFEANEPVPATGMGEGIRVTPGSGPDKPYAAKAKTGYTGLRALQYRADGKGGRLPLFAVDLAITADTVLSWKVLPEIVDGDIATSTGVALDLVLDDGRRISSLDLRDNHGVRIDAAAQARSNTLYPQQWAHKSVRLGSLAGRRIKSIELALQPTTAAGASGWLDDIVIGEQVQGGIKRLTDHVLTTRGTQANGTFSRGNNIPATAMPHGFNFWTPATDASTLSWLYRWNEQNDENNRPRLQALSLSHQPSPWMGDRQTFQIMPSNATGQPDPDRKRRALSFSHENEVARAHTYRVDFDNGIRAEIAPSERAAIFRFRFPQGGDANLLFDNVDARGGLRLDAATQTLRGYTDTRSGLSNGATRMFVFARFDQRWQASGPLETGRPTGYIKFNADGGEVRMRIATSLISVEQAQKNLALEIGDAGFHTVRERAQAAWDKELGRVKVDGASDDQLTTVYSNLYRLFLYPNVGHENVGSAQQPDWRHADQSGWSQAKTGGDDDKTSAPVVAGKVYVNNGFWDTFRTTWPAYALLAPTRAGEMVDGFLQQYRDGGWVARWSSPGYADLMVGTSSDVAFADAWLKGVRGFDAHQAYEAALKNATVVPPVSNVGRKGLGKSMYRGYADASVHEGMSWTLEGALNDFGLAQMATALASGEGDTSRGRRYREEAAYFGARATDYVHLYDPATGFFRGRDAKGAWREPAKAFDPRRWGGDYTEANAWNFAFTVPHDAEGLASLMGGRAALGKRLDTFFATPETAQAAFSGSYRQVIHEMTEARDVRMGMYAHSNQPSHHIPWMYAAAGQPAKTQKITRDILARLYLGSEIGQGYAGDEDNGEMSAWYTFAMMGLYPLRMGSPEYVIGSPAFARTDVRLENGRTLSVIAHNNSTENVYVQSLNVNGKPWTKPWIRHDDIAGGATLEFTMGSTPSTWGTGAGALPASLTPAGKRPAGLVDRSKGATLTLDSKRAPAPLTDDDAATAVEVPAAANLGITLAKSARISHYTLTGGKAPLGKVSWTLEGRDAKGGWVALDTRENEVFAWERQLRPFGIAKPGVYKAYRLRFAQEAAFELAEVELLEAR, from the coding sequence ATGAACAAGACCCATATCATCGGCGCCGCCGTGGCCATGCTGCTGGCCAGCATGGCCAATGCCGCCGACCCCCGCACTGCAACCGGTTTTGCCACGTCGTTCGAAGCGAACGAACCCGTTCCTGCCACCGGCATGGGCGAAGGCATCCGGGTCACGCCGGGTAGTGGCCCCGACAAGCCGTATGCGGCCAAGGCGAAGACCGGCTACACCGGTTTGCGCGCGCTGCAATATCGCGCGGACGGCAAGGGCGGGCGCTTGCCGCTGTTCGCGGTCGATCTGGCGATCACCGCCGACACGGTCCTGTCATGGAAGGTGCTGCCCGAGATCGTCGATGGCGACATCGCCACCTCGACCGGCGTGGCGCTGGACCTGGTGCTGGACGACGGCCGCCGCATCTCGAGCCTGGACCTGCGCGACAACCACGGTGTGCGCATCGACGCGGCGGCGCAGGCCAGGTCGAACACGCTGTATCCGCAGCAGTGGGCGCACAAGTCGGTGCGCCTGGGCAGCCTGGCGGGGCGACGTATCAAGTCAATTGAGCTGGCGCTGCAGCCTACTACCGCCGCCGGCGCCAGCGGCTGGCTCGATGATATCGTCATCGGCGAGCAGGTCCAGGGCGGCATCAAGCGATTGACCGACCACGTGCTGACGACGCGCGGCACGCAAGCCAACGGCACCTTCTCGCGCGGGAACAATATCCCGGCCACGGCGATGCCGCACGGTTTCAACTTCTGGACGCCGGCCACCGACGCCAGCACCCTGAGCTGGCTGTATCGCTGGAACGAGCAGAACGACGAGAACAACCGGCCGCGCCTGCAGGCGCTGTCGCTGAGCCACCAGCCAAGCCCCTGGATGGGCGACCGCCAGACCTTCCAGATCATGCCGTCGAACGCGACCGGCCAGCCCGATCCCGACCGCAAGCGCCGCGCACTGTCGTTCTCGCACGAGAACGAAGTCGCGCGTGCGCACACGTACCGCGTGGACTTCGACAACGGCATCCGCGCCGAGATCGCACCGAGCGAGCGGGCGGCGATCTTCCGCTTCCGCTTCCCGCAAGGGGGCGACGCCAACCTGCTGTTCGATAACGTCGATGCACGCGGCGGCCTGCGCCTGGACGCGGCCACGCAGACGCTGCGCGGCTACACCGACACGCGCAGCGGCCTGTCGAACGGCGCGACACGCATGTTCGTGTTCGCCCGTTTCGACCAGCGCTGGCAGGCCAGCGGCCCACTGGAGACGGGCCGCCCGACCGGCTACATCAAGTTCAACGCCGACGGCGGCGAAGTGCGCATGCGCATCGCGACCTCGCTGATCTCGGTCGAGCAGGCGCAGAAAAACCTCGCGCTGGAAATCGGCGACGCCGGTTTCCACACCGTTCGCGAGCGCGCGCAGGCGGCGTGGGACAAGGAACTGGGCCGTGTAAAGGTGGACGGCGCCAGCGACGACCAGCTGACGACGGTCTACTCGAACCTGTACCGCCTGTTCCTGTACCCGAACGTCGGCCACGAAAACGTCGGCAGCGCGCAGCAGCCCGATTGGCGCCACGCCGACCAGAGCGGCTGGTCGCAGGCCAAGACCGGGGGCGACGATGACAAGACCTCGGCGCCCGTCGTCGCCGGCAAGGTGTATGTCAACAACGGCTTCTGGGATACCTTCCGCACCACCTGGCCGGCGTACGCGCTGCTGGCGCCGACCCGCGCCGGCGAGATGGTCGACGGCTTCCTGCAGCAGTACCGCGACGGCGGTTGGGTGGCGCGCTGGTCGTCGCCGGGCTACGCGGACCTGATGGTCGGCACCAGTTCCGACGTCGCTTTCGCCGATGCGTGGCTCAAGGGCGTGCGCGGCTTCGATGCGCATCAGGCGTATGAGGCGGCGCTGAAGAACGCGACCGTCGTGCCGCCCGTGTCGAACGTCGGGCGCAAGGGCCTGGGCAAGTCGATGTATCGCGGCTATGCCGATGCGTCGGTCCATGAAGGCATGTCGTGGACGCTCGAAGGTGCACTGAACGACTTCGGCCTGGCGCAGATGGCCACCGCGCTGGCCAGTGGGGAGGGCGACACGTCGCGCGGTCGCCGCTACCGCGAAGAAGCCGCGTACTTCGGTGCCCGCGCCACCGACTACGTCCACCTGTACGACCCGGCCACGGGGTTCTTCCGCGGCCGCGACGCCAAGGGCGCTTGGCGCGAACCGGCCAAGGCGTTCGACCCGCGCCGCTGGGGTGGCGACTACACGGAAGCGAATGCCTGGAACTTCGCGTTCACCGTGCCGCACGACGCCGAAGGATTGGCCAGCCTGATGGGCGGGCGCGCGGCGCTGGGCAAGCGCCTCGACACCTTCTTCGCCACGCCCGAAACGGCGCAGGCAGCGTTCTCGGGCAGCTACCGCCAGGTGATCCACGAAATGACCGAAGCGCGCGACGTGCGCATGGGGATGTACGCCCACAGCAACCAGCCGTCGCACCACATTCCATGGATGTACGCGGCCGCCGGCCAGCCGGCCAAGACGCAGAAGATCACGCGCGACATCCTGGCGCGCCTGTACCTGGGCAGCGAGATCGGGCAAGGCTATGCGGGGGACGAGGACAATGGCGAGATGTCGGCCTGGTACACCTTCGCGATGATGGGCCTGTATCCGCTGCGGATGGGGTCCCCGGAATACGTAATCGGCTCGCCGGCGTTCGCGCGCACCGACGTGCGCCTGGAAAATGGCCGCACGCTGTCCGTGATCGCGCATAACAACAGCACGGAGAACGTCTACGTGCAGTCGCTTAACGTCAACGGCAAGCCGTGGACCAAACCATGGATCCGCCACGACGACATCGCCGGCGGCGCGACGCTGGAATTCACGATGGGCAGCACGCCATCGACCTGGGGCACCGGCGCTGGCGCCTTGCCGGCGTCGCTGACGCCAGCCGGCAAACGGCCTGCAGGCCTGGTCGACCGCAGCAAGGGCGCCACGTTGACCCTAGACAGCAAGCGTGCCCCGGCACCGCTGACCGATGACGACGCGGCGACGGCCGTGGAGGTACCGGCAGCAGCCAACCTCGGTATCACGCTCGCAAAGAGCGCGCGCATCAGCCACTACACGCTCACCGGCGGCAAGGCGCCGCTGGGCAAGGTGTCGTGGACGCTGGAAGGGCGCGACGCCAAGGGCGGCTGGGTCGCACTCGACACGCGCGAGAATGAAGTCTTTGCCTGGGAGCGTCAGCTGCGCCCGTTCGGCATCGCCAAGCCGGGCGTGTACAAGGCGTACCGTTTGCGCTTTGCACAAGAAGCGGCGTTCGAGCTGGCCGAAGTGGAGCTGCTCGAGGCACGGTAA
- a CDS encoding LacI family DNA-binding transcriptional regulator, whose protein sequence is MTQVTLRHIASATGLSIGTVSRALKNQGGMTEATRTAVRDAALRLGYDFSLLKKGRIRRIAFLLHSQHNTLTSSPFFTPVLHGAEEACRREGIALSLIVVGPAEPVLEQIRLHQPDAILCAGFFEPEILTALQQTGKPMVLVDMHRRGFTSINPDNISGGYLATQHLLRVGRKRIAMLSGSLAHYSIGQRNRGFRQALFDAKMHADPNLEVSVPTMGEGDDGVIEAMRSLLALPKRPDALFCYNDSTALVAMKYCLGEGLKIPYDLAIVGFDDIAAAAAAIPPLSTVRVDKEALGRAGVDALLAKPELQQTNLQQPGLQQSDVDATQITLPVEMIVRESSYDD, encoded by the coding sequence GTGACCCAGGTCACGCTGCGCCACATCGCCAGCGCCACCGGGCTGTCCATTGGCACCGTCTCGCGCGCGCTGAAGAACCAGGGCGGCATGACGGAGGCCACGCGCACGGCCGTGCGCGATGCGGCGCTGCGGCTGGGTTACGACTTTTCGCTGCTCAAGAAAGGCCGGATCCGCCGCATCGCGTTCCTGCTGCACAGCCAGCACAACACCCTCACGTCCAGCCCCTTCTTCACGCCCGTGCTGCACGGGGCCGAAGAAGCGTGCCGGCGCGAGGGGATCGCGCTGTCGCTGATCGTCGTCGGACCGGCCGAACCGGTGCTGGAACAGATCCGCCTGCACCAGCCCGACGCGATCCTGTGCGCCGGCTTTTTTGAGCCGGAAATCCTCACCGCCCTGCAGCAGACCGGCAAGCCGATGGTGCTGGTCGACATGCACCGGCGCGGTTTCACGTCGATCAACCCGGACAATATCAGCGGCGGCTACCTCGCCACGCAGCACCTGCTGCGCGTCGGGCGCAAGCGCATCGCGATGCTGTCGGGGTCCCTGGCCCACTACAGCATCGGGCAGCGCAACCGCGGCTTTCGCCAGGCGCTGTTCGACGCGAAGATGCATGCCGATCCGAACCTCGAAGTGAGCGTGCCCACCATGGGTGAGGGTGACGACGGCGTCATCGAGGCGATGCGCAGCCTGCTGGCGCTGCCGAAGCGGCCCGACGCACTGTTCTGCTACAACGACAGCACGGCGCTGGTCGCGATGAAGTACTGCCTGGGCGAGGGGCTCAAGATTCCCTACGACCTCGCCATCGTCGGCTTCGACGACATCGCCGCGGCGGCTGCCGCCATCCCGCCACTGAGCACTGTGCGCGTGGACAAGGAAGCGCTGGGTCGCGCCGGCGTTGATGCGCTGCTCGCCAAGCCCGAGCTTCAACAAACTAACCTGCAACAGCCCGGCCTCCAGCAGAGCGACGTGGACGCCACCCAGATAACCCTGCCAGTCGAGATGATCGTGCGCGAGAGCAGCTACGACGACTAG
- a CDS encoding AGE family epimerase/isomerase encodes MTTFPNFRSPDLLLDHARHTMRFYHPRAIDPAGGMFHYFKDDGAVYDPRHRHLVSSTRFVFTYAMAYRQFGDPAYLDGLQHAVRFLRDAHRAPDGSGYAWMLDGRDVEDGTQHAYGQAFVLLAYSHATMAGLEETRAWIGETFELMEARFWSAADGLYADEASQDWSTLSTYRGQNANMHAVEALLAAHQATGEARYLERAYLVASNITQRQAARCGGLIWEHYDEAWQPDWKFNIDDPENLFRPWGYQPGHFTEWAKLLVQLEARAPGVLTDDLSWLLPTAERLFKVAVEKGWDNEFGGVAYSLAPDLTVCDSHKYFWVQAESAAAAALLGTRTGNDAYWTWYERLWQYSWSHFVDHEHGAWYRILDRENRKLSDEKSPAGKVDYHTMGAVYDIVAAMKGPRHG; translated from the coding sequence ATGACCACGTTCCCGAACTTTCGCAGCCCGGACCTGCTGCTCGACCACGCACGCCACACGATGCGCTTCTACCACCCGCGCGCGATCGATCCCGCCGGCGGCATGTTCCATTATTTCAAGGATGACGGCGCCGTCTACGACCCGCGCCACCGGCACCTGGTGAGCAGCACGCGCTTCGTGTTCACCTACGCGATGGCGTACCGCCAGTTCGGCGATCCGGCCTACCTGGACGGCCTGCAGCACGCGGTGCGCTTCCTGCGCGACGCGCACCGCGCACCGGACGGCAGCGGCTACGCCTGGATGCTGGACGGGCGCGACGTCGAAGACGGCACCCAGCATGCCTATGGCCAGGCCTTCGTGCTGCTGGCGTATTCGCACGCGACGATGGCCGGGCTGGAAGAGACGCGCGCCTGGATCGGCGAGACGTTCGAGCTGATGGAAGCGCGCTTCTGGAGCGCGGCCGATGGCCTGTACGCCGACGAGGCAAGCCAGGACTGGAGCACGCTGTCGACGTACCGCGGCCAGAACGCCAACATGCATGCGGTCGAAGCGCTGCTGGCGGCGCATCAGGCCACGGGCGAAGCGCGCTACCTCGAGCGCGCCTATCTGGTGGCCAGCAACATCACGCAGCGCCAGGCCGCGCGCTGCGGTGGCCTGATCTGGGAACACTACGACGAAGCGTGGCAGCCGGACTGGAAGTTCAACATCGACGACCCGGAAAACCTGTTCCGCCCGTGGGGCTACCAGCCAGGCCACTTCACCGAATGGGCCAAGCTGCTGGTGCAGCTCGAAGCGCGCGCCCCGGGCGTTCTGACGGATGATCTGAGCTGGCTGCTGCCAACCGCCGAGCGCCTGTTCAAGGTGGCGGTGGAGAAGGGCTGGGACAACGAATTCGGCGGCGTCGCGTATTCGCTCGCGCCCGACCTGACCGTCTGCGACAGCCACAAGTACTTCTGGGTGCAGGCCGAAAGCGCCGCCGCAGCGGCGCTCTTGGGCACGCGCACCGGCAACGACGCCTACTGGACCTGGTACGAACGACTGTGGCAATACAGCTGGAGCCACTTCGTCGACCACGAGCACGGCGCCTGGTACCGCATCCTCGACCGCGAGAACCGCAAGCTCAGTGACGAGAAAAGCCCGGCCGGCAAGGTCGATTACCACACGATGGGCGCGGTCTACGACATCGTCGCCGCGATGAAAGGACCCCGCCATGGTTGA